In a genomic window of Streptomyces roseoviridis:
- a CDS encoding family 2B encapsulin nanocompartment shell protein, with protein MSVGSVGDEVRAGRAVPQQSLGTAAARNLATTTKSVPQMQEISSRWLLRTLPWVQVKGGTYRVNRRLSHAVGDGRVTFVQTGERVAVIPAELGELPALRGYDDDDALAELASRCRQREYAAGEVIALRGENTDRVHLLAHGRVEQVGEGPYGDEAVLGVLADGAYFGDASLVSEDATWEWTARAATACTVLELTRADVLNLAERAGSLAGHLAEYAALPRRRTNKYGEAAIDLSAGHVGEAVLPHTFVDYEASPREYELSVAQTVLKVHTRVADLYNQPMNQTEQQLRLTVEALRERQEHELVNNREFGLLSNCDYGQRLQPHDGVPGPDDLDELLSRRRGSRMFLAHPRAIAAFGRELNRRGLAADTIDVDGTRITTWRGVPIYPCDKIPVSDAGTTSIICMRTGESEQGVIGLHQPGLPDEIEPSLSCRFMGIDEQAIISYLVTAYYSAAVLVPDALGVLENVEVSRWR; from the coding sequence ATGTCCGTTGGTTCGGTTGGTGACGAGGTCCGCGCGGGCCGGGCGGTCCCGCAGCAGAGTCTCGGGACCGCCGCCGCGCGGAACCTCGCGACCACCACCAAGTCGGTCCCGCAGATGCAGGAGATCAGCTCCCGCTGGCTGCTGCGGACGCTGCCCTGGGTGCAGGTCAAGGGAGGCACGTACCGGGTCAACCGCAGGCTCAGCCACGCCGTCGGCGACGGGCGCGTCACCTTCGTGCAGACCGGTGAGCGCGTCGCCGTCATCCCGGCCGAGCTCGGTGAACTCCCCGCCCTGCGCGGTTACGACGACGACGACGCCCTCGCGGAGCTGGCGTCCCGCTGCCGGCAGCGGGAGTACGCGGCGGGCGAGGTCATCGCCCTCCGCGGCGAGAACACCGACCGGGTCCACCTGCTGGCCCACGGCAGGGTCGAACAGGTCGGCGAGGGGCCCTACGGGGACGAGGCCGTCCTCGGCGTCCTCGCCGACGGCGCCTACTTCGGCGACGCCTCGCTGGTCAGCGAGGACGCCACCTGGGAGTGGACCGCCCGCGCCGCCACCGCCTGTACGGTCCTGGAGCTCACCCGGGCCGACGTGCTCAACCTCGCCGAGCGGGCCGGCTCGCTCGCCGGTCATCTCGCGGAGTACGCCGCGCTGCCCCGCCGGCGCACCAACAAGTACGGCGAGGCGGCCATCGACCTGTCCGCGGGCCACGTCGGCGAGGCCGTGCTGCCGCACACCTTCGTGGACTACGAGGCCTCCCCGCGCGAGTACGAGCTGAGCGTCGCCCAGACCGTGCTCAAGGTCCACACCCGCGTGGCCGACCTCTACAACCAGCCGATGAACCAGACCGAGCAGCAGCTGCGGCTCACGGTCGAGGCGCTGCGCGAGCGCCAGGAGCACGAGCTCGTCAACAACCGCGAGTTCGGTCTCCTCTCCAACTGCGACTACGGGCAGCGCCTCCAGCCGCACGACGGCGTGCCCGGTCCGGACGACCTGGACGAGCTGCTCTCCCGCCGGCGCGGCTCCCGGATGTTCCTGGCCCACCCGCGCGCCATCGCCGCCTTCGGCCGCGAGCTCAACAGGCGGGGCCTGGCCGCCGACACGATCGACGTCGACGGCACCCGCATCACGACCTGGCGCGGGGTGCCGATCTACCCCTGCGACAAGATCCCGGTCTCGGACGCGGGCACCACGTCCATCATCTGCATGCGTACGGGCGAGTCCGAGCAGGGCGTGATCGGCCTGCACCAGCCCGGCCTGCCCGACGAGATCGAGCCCAGCCTGTCGTGCCGCTTCATGGGCATCGACGAGCAGGCGATCATCTCCTACCTCGTCACGGCCTACTACTCGGCGGCCGTCCTGGTGCCCGACGCGCTGGGCGTCCTGGAGAACGTGGAGGTCAGCCGCTGGCGGTGA
- a CDS encoding N-acetylmuramoyl-L-alanine amidase, which translates to MASPMSASRFLDALRDEGLTVVEVGDWRTHNRNHKGPWGPVHGVMIHHTVTRGTSNTVRICRDGHSGLPGPLCHGVIAKDGTVHLVGYGRANHAGLGDDEVLRAVIAEKRLPRDDEATTDGNRHFYGFECENLGDGEDPWPKVQLDAIAKAAAAVCRVHGWTHRSVIGHLEWQPGKVDPRGFTMASMRGRIADRLR; encoded by the coding sequence ATGGCCTCACCCATGTCCGCGAGCCGCTTCCTCGACGCGCTGCGCGACGAGGGCCTGACGGTCGTCGAGGTCGGCGACTGGCGTACTCACAACCGCAACCACAAAGGGCCCTGGGGCCCGGTGCACGGCGTGATGATCCACCACACCGTCACCCGGGGCACCAGCAACACCGTGCGCATCTGCCGGGACGGCCACAGCGGCCTGCCGGGGCCGCTGTGCCACGGCGTGATCGCCAAGGACGGCACCGTCCACCTGGTCGGCTACGGCAGAGCCAACCACGCCGGTCTCGGCGACGACGAGGTGCTGCGGGCGGTCATCGCCGAGAAGCGCCTGCCGCGCGACGACGAGGCCACCACGGACGGCAACCGCCACTTCTACGGATTCGAGTGCGAGAACCTCGGCGACGGCGAGGACCCGTGGCCGAAGGTGCAGCTGGACGCCATCGCCAAGGCCGCGGCGGCGGTGTGCCGGGTGCACGGCTGGACCCACCGCTCGGTCATCGGCCACCTGGAGTGGCAGCCGGGCAAGGTGGACCCGCGCGGCTTCACCATGGCCTCGATGCGCGGACGGATCGCCGACCGGCTGCGCTGA
- a CDS encoding 1-aminocyclopropane-1-carboxylate deaminase/D-cysteine desulfhydrase, whose protein sequence is MNAFDPARLRPRLPSPLEPAVDERFTRRGLTLLLKRDDLIHPDLPGNKWRKLALNLREAGGRPVLTFGGAYSNHLRATAAAGRLLGFATIGVVRGDELAGRPLNPSLARCAADGMRLVFADRATYRAKHRPEALARLLALAGAPDDVYVVPEGGSNVLAVRGCVELGRELNGAEDPPDVVAVACGTGGTLAGLAAAFEGRTLGVPVLRGGFLGREVQALQEAAFGGPRGDWRLDERFHFGGYARTTPELDAFAQDFGTRHELAIERLYVAKMLYGLTALAEEGAFAPGTRIAAVVTGAPEPGPDSGAGRPRGSG, encoded by the coding sequence GTGAACGCGTTCGATCCCGCCCGCCTGCGGCCCCGGCTCCCTTCCCCCCTGGAGCCGGCCGTGGACGAGCGCTTCACCCGGCGCGGCCTGACGCTGCTGCTCAAGCGGGACGACCTGATCCACCCCGACCTGCCCGGCAACAAGTGGCGCAAGCTCGCCCTCAACCTGCGGGAGGCCGGCGGACGGCCGGTGCTCACCTTCGGGGGCGCCTACTCCAACCACCTGCGGGCGACGGCCGCCGCCGGCCGGCTGCTCGGCTTCGCCACGATCGGCGTCGTGCGCGGCGACGAGCTGGCCGGCCGGCCGCTCAACCCGTCCCTGGCGCGCTGCGCGGCGGACGGCATGCGGCTCGTGTTCGCCGACCGCGCCACGTACCGCGCGAAGCACCGGCCCGAGGCCCTGGCCCGGCTCCTGGCGCTGGCCGGCGCCCCCGACGACGTGTACGTGGTCCCCGAGGGCGGCAGCAACGTGCTCGCCGTCCGCGGCTGCGTGGAGCTCGGCCGCGAGCTGAACGGCGCCGAGGACCCGCCGGACGTCGTCGCCGTCGCCTGCGGCACCGGCGGGACCCTCGCCGGTCTGGCCGCCGCCTTCGAGGGGCGGACCCTGGGCGTGCCGGTCCTCAGGGGAGGCTTCCTGGGCCGCGAGGTCCAGGCCCTGCAGGAGGCGGCGTTCGGCGGTCCGCGCGGCGACTGGCGGCTCGACGAGCGCTTCCACTTCGGCGGCTACGCCCGTACGACCCCGGAACTCGACGCCTTCGCACAGGATTTCGGCACGCGGCATGAACTCGCCATCGAGCGACTGTATGTCGCCAAAATGCTCTACGGACTGACCGCCCTCGCCGAGGAGGGCGCCTTCGCCCCCGGCACCCGCATCGCCGCCGTCGTCACCGGGGCGCCGGAGCCCGGCCCGGACTCCGGCGCCGGGCGGCCACGCGGGAGCGGTTAG
- a CDS encoding Na+/H+ antiporter, which produces MDALQLVALVAASAAVAGSARRTPVPAPLLLVAAGLVASYVPGVPDYTLDPHIVLPLILPPLLYTAAVDSSYLDLRANIRPVALLSVGYVLFATVAVGWLAYVLVPDLPLTAALVLGAVVAPPDAVAATAIARKLGLPNRITTILQGESLVNDATAITAYKVALAAAVGEGISWSGGIGEFALAAIGGIGVGLLLMLPIHWLRLRLREALLQNTLSLLIPFIAYAAAEEVHASGVLAVVVVGLALGHKNWQVDFATRLQEEAVWKMVAFVLESAVFALIGLQLPYVVQGLGRYGVGEAAWYAAGVFVAVVVVRFVWVYPATFLPRTSARIREREPGVDWRAPLVVGWAGMRGVVSLAIAFSIPVVTDDVPFPARNLVLFLTFTTVIGTLVVQGLTLPPLIRALKLPGRDRYQETLAEAQAQSEASRAAEERLDALLADERNALPQPLADRLRTVLERRRNAVWERLGAVNELTGETADDTYRRLAREMIDAEREVFVRLRDARRIDDEMMRTLLRRLDLEEAAAYREETG; this is translated from the coding sequence ATGGACGCACTGCAACTGGTGGCGCTGGTCGCGGCGAGCGCCGCGGTGGCGGGCTCGGCCCGCAGGACCCCGGTGCCGGCACCCCTCCTCCTGGTGGCGGCCGGCCTCGTCGCCTCCTATGTGCCCGGGGTGCCCGACTACACCCTCGACCCGCACATCGTGCTGCCGCTGATCCTGCCCCCGCTGCTCTACACGGCCGCGGTCGACTCCTCGTACCTCGACCTGCGCGCCAACATCCGGCCCGTGGCGCTGCTCTCCGTCGGCTACGTGCTCTTCGCGACGGTCGCGGTGGGCTGGCTCGCGTACGTCCTCGTGCCCGATCTGCCGCTGACCGCCGCCCTCGTCCTCGGCGCGGTCGTCGCCCCGCCGGACGCGGTCGCCGCCACCGCCATCGCCCGCAAGCTCGGCCTGCCGAACCGGATCACCACGATCCTCCAGGGCGAGTCCCTGGTGAACGACGCCACCGCCATCACCGCCTACAAGGTCGCCCTGGCCGCCGCCGTGGGCGAGGGCATCAGCTGGTCGGGCGGCATCGGCGAGTTCGCGCTCGCCGCGATCGGCGGCATCGGCGTCGGCCTGCTCCTGATGCTGCCCATCCACTGGCTGCGGCTCCGGCTGCGCGAGGCGCTGCTCCAGAACACCCTCTCCCTCCTCATCCCCTTCATCGCCTACGCCGCCGCGGAAGAGGTCCACGCCTCCGGTGTGCTCGCCGTCGTCGTGGTCGGCCTCGCCCTCGGCCACAAGAACTGGCAGGTCGACTTCGCCACCCGGCTCCAGGAGGAGGCCGTGTGGAAGATGGTCGCCTTCGTCCTGGAGTCCGCCGTCTTCGCCCTGATCGGCCTCCAGCTGCCGTACGTCGTCCAGGGACTCGGCCGGTACGGGGTGGGGGAGGCCGCCTGGTACGCGGCCGGGGTCTTCGTGGCCGTGGTGGTCGTCCGTTTCGTCTGGGTCTACCCGGCCACCTTCCTGCCCCGGACGTCCGCTCGGATCAGGGAGCGCGAGCCCGGTGTGGACTGGAGGGCCCCGCTGGTCGTGGGCTGGGCCGGCATGCGCGGGGTCGTCTCGCTCGCCATCGCCTTCTCCATCCCCGTCGTCACCGACGACGTGCCGTTCCCGGCCCGCAACCTGGTCCTCTTCCTCACCTTCACCACCGTGATCGGCACCCTCGTCGTCCAGGGCCTCACCCTGCCCCCGCTCATCAGGGCCCTGAAGCTGCCCGGACGCGACCGCTACCAGGAGACCCTCGCCGAGGCGCAGGCCCAGAGCGAGGCGTCCAGGGCCGCCGAGGAGCGGCTCGACGCGCTCCTCGCCGACGAGCGCAACGCCCTGCCGCAGCCCCTCGCCGACCGGCTCCGCACGGTCCTGGAGCGGCGCCGCAACGCCGTCTGGGAACGGCTCGGCGCCGTCAACGAGCTCACCGGGGAGACCGCCGACGACACCTACCGGCGGCTCGCGCGGGAGATGATCGACGCCGAGCGCGAGGTCTTCGTGCGCCTGCGCGACGCCCGCCGCATCGACGACGAGATGATGCGCACCCTGCTGCGCCGCCTCGACCTGGAGGAGGCGGCGGCCTACCGCGAGGAGACCGGCTAG
- a CDS encoding UBP-type zinc finger domain-containing protein, protein MSECPHIAEMPHPEPVPLHETCQECLADGTHPVQLRLCLSCGHVGCCDSSAGRHATAHFTATGHPVMRTFEPNERWRWCFVDGSIV, encoded by the coding sequence ATGAGCGAGTGTCCGCACATTGCCGAAATGCCGCACCCGGAGCCCGTGCCGCTGCACGAGACCTGTCAGGAGTGCCTGGCCGACGGGACGCACCCGGTGCAGCTCCGGCTGTGTCTCAGCTGCGGGCACGTGGGCTGCTGCGACTCCTCGGCGGGGCGGCACGCGACGGCGCACTTCACCGCCACCGGACACCCGGTGATGCGGACCTTCGAGCCGAACGAGCGCTGGCGCTGGTGCTTCGTGGACGGTTCGATCGTCTGA
- a CDS encoding anti-sigma regulatory factor, producing the protein MSQIAGEPGTQDFVEVRLPAAGAYLSVLRTATAGLAARLDFTLDEIEDLRIAVDEACAILLQQAVPGSVLSCVFRLVDDSLDVTVSAPTTDGRAPERDTFAWTVLSALAGKVESSVAEDRTVSISLYKQRGAGPGPA; encoded by the coding sequence GTGTCCCAGATCGCAGGCGAGCCCGGGACCCAGGACTTCGTGGAAGTCCGGCTGCCCGCTGCGGGTGCCTACCTGTCCGTGCTGCGTACGGCCACGGCCGGCCTCGCGGCACGTTTGGACTTCACCCTCGACGAGATCGAGGACCTGCGGATCGCCGTCGACGAGGCGTGCGCGATCCTGCTCCAGCAGGCGGTGCCGGGGTCGGTGCTGAGCTGCGTGTTCCGGCTGGTCGACGACTCGCTCGACGTCACGGTCTCGGCGCCGACCACGGACGGCCGGGCGCCCGAGCGGGACACCTTCGCGTGGACGGTGCTCTCGGCGCTGGCCGGGAAGGTGGAGTCGTCCGTGGCGGAGGACCGGACGGTCTCCATCAGCCTGTACAAACAGCGCGGCGCGGGGCCAGGCCCGGCGTGA
- a CDS encoding RNA polymerase sigma factor SigF, whose amino-acid sequence MRSGDATAGIPEQQARPHPEPETGAVPADAGTGTGSRSGARTGVEVATDHAEQADQMSEHEQHEAVPAAPGGAAAHAGREAPAVAADTAGAGHGAEGPSEAEEVHGPAEYPAVPDPHDRTGARALFVELRGLPEGSPEKAALRDRLVRMHLPLVEHLARRFRNRGEPLDDLTQVATIGLIKSVDRFDPDRGVEFSTYATPTVVGEIKRHFRDKGWAVRVPRRLQELRLSLTTATAELSQQHGRSPTVHELAERLGISEEEVLEGLESANAYSTLSLDVPDTDDESPAVADTLGAEDEALEGVEYRESLKPLLEDLPPREKRILLLRFFGNMTQSQIAQEVGISQMHVSRLLARTLAQLREKLLVEE is encoded by the coding sequence GTGAGGAGCGGGGACGCGACGGCCGGCATCCCTGAGCAGCAGGCACGGCCGCATCCGGAGCCGGAGACCGGGGCGGTCCCGGCCGATGCCGGAACCGGGACCGGAAGCCGGTCCGGAGCCAGGACCGGAGTCGAGGTCGCTACGGATCACGCGGAGCAGGCGGACCAGATGAGCGAGCACGAGCAGCACGAAGCGGTTCCCGCGGCCCCGGGGGGCGCGGCCGCCCACGCCGGGCGGGAGGCCCCCGCGGTCGCTGCCGACACGGCCGGGGCCGGTCACGGCGCCGAGGGGCCCTCCGAGGCCGAGGAGGTCCACGGGCCCGCCGAGTACCCCGCGGTGCCCGACCCGCACGACCGCACCGGCGCGCGGGCCCTCTTCGTCGAGCTGCGGGGCCTCCCGGAGGGGTCGCCGGAGAAGGCGGCGCTGCGCGACCGGCTGGTGCGGATGCACCTGCCGCTGGTGGAGCACCTGGCCCGGCGGTTCCGCAACCGGGGCGAGCCGCTGGACGACCTGACGCAGGTGGCGACGATCGGCCTGATCAAGTCGGTGGACCGGTTCGACCCGGACCGCGGCGTGGAGTTCTCCACGTACGCGACCCCGACCGTGGTGGGCGAGATCAAGCGCCACTTCCGTGACAAGGGCTGGGCGGTGCGGGTGCCCCGGCGGCTCCAGGAGCTGCGGCTGTCCCTGACCACGGCGACGGCGGAGCTGTCGCAGCAGCACGGGCGCTCGCCGACGGTGCACGAGCTGGCGGAGCGGCTCGGGATCTCGGAGGAGGAGGTCCTGGAGGGCCTGGAGTCGGCGAACGCCTACTCGACGCTCTCCCTGGACGTGCCGGACACGGACGACGAGTCGCCGGCGGTCGCGGACACGCTGGGCGCGGAGGACGAGGCGCTGGAGGGGGTCGAGTACCGGGAGTCGCTCAAGCCGCTCCTGGAGGACCTGCCGCCGCGCGAGAAGCGGATCCTGCTGCTGCGTTTCTTCGGGAACATGACCCAGTCGCAGATCGCGCAGGAGGTCGGCATCTCGCAGATGCACGTGTCGCGTCTGCTCGCGCGGACGCTGGCACAGCTCCGGGAGAAGCTCCTCGTCGAGGAGTAG